Part of the Apilactobacillus apisilvae genome is shown below.
AATGCTAACTCAGGAATTTGGTGCAAGTGTCGTCTAATATCAATTAAGTTAATATCAGTCATTAAAAATCACAACTTTCTTAAGTCGTCTTCAAGGCTAGTTTTAGATTGAGTTTTTGCATCGACATCTTTAATTTTACGAGCCGGGGTTCCAGCAACCATTGTATAAGGAGCAACATCAGAAGTAACAATGGCTCCGGCAGCAACCACAGCACCCTTTCCAACGTGAACACCTTCAATGACAACCGCATTCGCACCAATTAAAACATCATCATCAATTTGAACAGGTTTGGCAGAAGCTGGTTCAATTACCCCTGCAAGAACTGCTCCAGCACCAATATGAGAATGGTTACCGACTAGCGCACGGCCGCCCATAACTACTCCCATATCAATCATGGAACCTTCACCAATTTCACAACCAATATTGATAATAGCTCCCATCATGACAACTGCATTATCAGAAATTTTAACTTGATCACGAATAACTGCACCTGGTTCAATTCGTGCATTCACATTTTTCAAATCTAATAATGGGACTGCTGAATTACGAGCATTATTTTCAATCTCATAGTCATTAATAAAATCAGAATTTAAAAGTGGGGCAATCACTTTCCAATCACCAAAGATAGTTGCAGTATGAGCTTCTTTAAATACCTTAATTGAATCTGGAAAATCAATTTTATCCATTTGACCACTAAGATAAACTTTTACGGGAGTTTTCTTTTCAGCGTTACCGATGTAGTTAATAATTTCGTGTGCGTCTAAATTTGCCATTTTAATTTCTCCTTTTAATTTAATGGATTATCTAATTCATATAAATCATCGTAATTCTGACGACGAGTAACTATTTGAGGCTTACCATTTTCAACAAATACAATTGCTGGTTTAGGATTCAAATTATAGTTAGATGCCATTGAATATCCATAAGCACCTGTATCTAACATAACAATTACATCACCAGGTTTAGTTTCAGGTAGTGGTTGATCTTTAATTAAAACATCACCAGATTCACAATATTTACCAACTAAATGAACGTTTTCGATTGGCTTACGTAATGGTTGATCAGCCATTACAGCTTCATATTCAGCATCATATAACATTGGTCTGATATTATCGCCCATTCCACCATCAACAGATACATAAGATTTAATTCCAGGAACATCTTTTCTAGAACCAATTCGATACAAATTGTAACCGGCATTCCCAACGATTGAACGCCCTGGTTCAATCCAAACTGCTGGCATTTTAATACCAGTCGCTTTTGTTCTAGCTTTAATGGTTTCAACAATATTTTTAACAAATGCTTCGGGCTTTAATGGTTCATCCTCATCGGTATATCTAATCCCAAAACCACCACCAACATTAATAACTTTGGTTTCGTAATCAAATTTTTGTTTCCATTCAGCCGCTAAATCAACTAGCTTACTAGCAGCCATTTCAAAGCCTTTCAATTCAAAAACTTGTGAACCAATATGAGCATGAATTCCTAACAGATTCATTCTTTCATTAGCTTTAACTTTCTTAAAAGCTTGTTCTGCTTGACCAGATTCTAGATCAAATCCGAACTTACTATCGGTTTGACCAGTTTGAATAAATTCATGCGTATGTGCTGAAATGCCAGGAGTAATTCTCAACATTACATCACAAGTTGTATTCATATCATTTAACAAATTACCTAATAAATTAATCTCATGGAAATTATCTAGCATAATAACTCCAACATGCTTTTCCAATGCCATTTTTAATTCATCACTAGATTTGTTGTTCCCATGGAAACTCATTTTTGACGCTGGGAAACCAGCATGTAATGCCATTTGCATTTCACCACCAGATACAACATCAATGTGACCTTGTTCTTGGTTAACTAATTGATACATGGCAGTATTAGCAAATGCTTTACTGGCATAACAAACAGCATAGTCAACATTACTTTGTTCAAAAACTGCTTTAAATTTTCTAATTTGTGATCTTATTTTTGCGACATCATAGACAACTAGTGGCGTGCCAAATTGATTAGCTAAATCAACTGCATCACAACCACCAATTAAAAGATGCCCCTTATCATTAATATTTTCATTTGTAACTTGTTTAGTCATAATAAACATGCCTTTCTATCGAATATTTTGTTCGATTTCGGCCAATTGAAAACAAAAAGGATTCCTTCGTATGAATGTGGTTACACTCGTACAAAAGAATCCAAATTTAATGTTCTTCTCATTTTCGGTTTCAATTGTCGAAAGCGCTCCACAAGAAATATGTTCTTGTGACAGTCCATGATTTGTTTAATCATGTCCCAGCAGAATATTTACCTACAATTAAATTCCACTTCGGCAATCTCACCTTTCAACAAGCCTCAAAATCATTGTAGTGACTAAGCTTATCTAATCTTTTCGATTGCGACCTCTTCGATTAGTTACATAATAAAACTATTTACCTACCTAAGTCAACTATTTTATAAAACATATTTTTTTATAATTTTTATTTACTATATATAGACTTTTTAAATGCACGTTGCAAAAACAAAAGCCGCTTGTCTAATTCAATTTTAATGTTAGAATGCAAATTAATTAGAACGATTAGATTGTGAGTTGATATTGGATGACAAAATTAATTAAATTTGGTGGCAGTTCATTAGCTAATGGTGAACAATATCAAAAAGTAATTAATATAATAAAAAGTGACGAAAATCGCCAAATTATAGTACTATCAGCACCTGGTAAGCGCTTTAGCGACGATATTAAAGTGACTGATTTATTAATTGATTATGCTACTAAAGTTATTAACAAAAATGATTACCAAGATATTTTAAAAAATATTATTCAAAGATATCAAGATATCGCTGATACTTATGATATTAGTGATAAAGAATTTGCCCCCATTGTTAATATATTTAAACAGCTCCCAGATAAAGATTATTTAAATAATGATTATTTAATGGCTGCCTTTAAAGCCCATGGTGAAAGAATGAATGCGAAATTAATGGCCATTATTTTAAATCATCTAAACATTTCCGCCAAATTTGTTGATCCTAAAGAATTAGGGATTGTTGTTTCTGATGAAAATCCCAATGCAGCTGATGTTTTAGATGAAACATATGAAAACTTAGGCCATTTTGGTTATGGATACGAAAAATTAGTTATCCCCGGATTCTTTGGTTATACAAAAAATGACGATATCGCAACCTTTGCACGTGGTGGTTCAGATATCACTGGTTCCATCATCGCTAATGGTTTAAACATTCCAATGTATGAAAATTTCACTGATGTTAGTTCAATTTATTCAGCTAATCCAAAAATAATTAATCACCCTGTTTCAATTAAGAAAATGACTTACCGTGAAATGCGTGAACTAGCATATGCTGGTTTTTCTGTTTTCAACGATGAAGCAATTATTCCAGCAATCAAAGGTAATGTAACGATTAATGTAAAAAACACTAACCTGCCAGATGAACCGGGCACTTTAATTGTTCCCGAAGGCTCTTTTCAACCTGAACACCCAATTACTGGAGTTTCCTCATCTAATCGATTTTCAGCGCTTTATTTACATAAATATTTGCTAAATAAAGAAGTCGGGATCACACTTAAATTACTAACTATTTTTCAAAAGTACAACATTTCATATGAACATATGCCATCTGGAATTGACGATTTAACTATTATTTTTGATAAAGACAATTTAGATAAACCAACTATTAAGAAATTATGTAATGACATTCAAGAAACCATCAAGCCCGATAAGTTAAGCTGGATTGATGATTATGCTATTATCATGGTGGTTGGTGAAGGAATGCGTGATTCAGCTAATACAATTAGTGATATTATTGAACCTATCACTAATGACAACATTCCCATTCATATGATTAATCAAGGAGCTTCCCAAATTTCAATTATGATTGGAACTAGAGAAGCCAATGCTAATCAAGCTGTAAAAAGTATTTATAAAGAATTTTTTAATAAGGAGAAATAATTATGATTAATCTATTTTATGTGCATGGTTCTGAAAATCATTTTTATATCTTAGATCAAACACTATTAGACAAAACATTAGATGATCAAGAGTTAGTAAATTTAACTAAACAAATCACTAGTCAAAGCAGTAACTTAAATCCTGCTGATGGATTACTAGTAATTAACCAATCAAATCATGAAGATGCTTTAGCTCAGATGCGTGTAATTAACGCTGATGGCAGTGAAGCATCGATGTGTGGAAATGGCTTACGGTGTGTAGCCAGATATTTATCTAGTAAATATCATAAGGATAGTTTTAAAGTTGAAACGATGTCAGCTGACCTCTTAGTAAATAAGCATGGTGAATTAGCTAATAATGTTCCTGCATTTAGCGTTGAAATATCACCGGTGCGTTTTGACAATAAATCTTTCCCATTTGACAATTTAAATACAACAAATATTTTGAATAAAGCATTACCTGAAATCAATGATCACTTAAGATTTACTGCAATTGCAGTACCTAATCCTCATTTAATTAGCTTTGTAGAAAATGACCACGATTTAAACGAAACATTGGGTGAAATTGGTAAAAAATTAAATGATCCTAACCCCTACTTTACTGATGGAGTAAATGTCAATTTTGCCAAGATTCTAAGTCGTAACAACCTATTTGTACACACTTATGAACGTGGAGTTGGCTTCACCAATGCCTGTGGGACTGGAATGTCCGCTACTTCATTAGCTTTCGCAATTAATTTCCCTAATTTAGTTGATATTAAGGAACCTATTAATGTTTATAATCCAGGTGGAATGGTGCAAACTAAGGTTCATGACACACCTAATAAACAATGGATTGAATTAATCGGTAACGCTACTTTTGTGGGTAAATTATCAGTTAATGAAAGTAACTTACATTCAGCTAATATAAGCAATGAAAATAGTGAATTTATCGACTCTAGTGAAGAGAAATACTATCAAAAATTTGTTGAATCAATTAAATAATAAAGAAGACATCTACAATGTTGTAGATGTCTTTTTAGATTAATAAATGATTAGTTAATCTGATACAATATGAAATGAATATTATGAAGGAAGTGAAGAAATTGAAACACAAACAGATGCTTATCATTCTATCAGTCGCCATTGTTTCATTTTTAGGAACTGTTGATATGAGTATTGTAAATACAGCTTTACCGCAAATTTCCAAAGATTTAAATGTTCCAATGAATCAAGCTGAATGGATATCTTCCGCATACCTAGTGCTAATATGTATGTCGTTAATTCTTTTTGGCAAACTAGGTGATCAACTTAGTAAATCAAGGATTTTTCAACTCGGAACTTTAGTTTTTACTATCAGTTCTTTAATTTGTGGAATTAGCACTAATTTAGTTGTTTTATTAATTGCACGTTGTCTGCAAGGATTAGGCGCTTCAATGACAATGGCAACTAACTTAGGAATCATTACTGAGTCCGTTCCATTTAGTTCACGTGGAAAAGCACTTGGAATAAATACTACCATTGGTCAATTGGGATATATCGCTGGACCAGCCGTTGCAGGAATTATTCTATCAATTGCTAGTTGGAATTGGATCTTTTTGTTTAACGTACCTATCGGAATTGCCGCATTTATCTTTGGTGAATTTGTTTATAATAAAACAAGTAAAAATGAACCTAAGCCAAAATTAAATATTGATTATTTTGGCTTTATTACTTTAGCAATTTCAATTGGATTATTCTTTGTTGCCATCTTCACTGGACAAGAAATTGGTTTTAGTAACATTGGTGTCATTGCTGCATTTATTATCACTGCTATCTTAGTTGCCACATTTATTCGAATTGAATTAAAGGTCAAAGAACCGATTTTAGATTTATCATTATTCAAAAATCCTGGTTTTACAATCAGTATTATTGCTTTAATGTTTATGTATATTATTATTTATTTCAACAATGTTTTATTGCCATTTTATATTCAAGATAATCTAAAATTTTCACCTTCACAAACTGGTTTTATTATGAGTGTTTTACCAGTTGTAAATGTATTTACTGCATATTTAGGTGGTGTTTTATGTGATAAATATGGTGCTGTTAAAATGTCATTTAGAGCATCCATTATTTTCGTAATTGCTGAAATCATTTTTGCAGTCGTTCAACCTACTTGGCCATTAGCAATCCTATTATTTGGTTTTATGGTTTTTGCTACTGCGAATGGATTGTTCCAAAATAATCCAATGGTAATGGAAAATGCACGCAAGGATCAACAAGGTGTGGCTGGTTCAGTCTTAGCTTTAAGTCGTAACATTGGTTTCACAGTAGGGTTATCGTTATCAACTTCATTGCTATATACTGGAATGAGTATGAAAGCTAATCGATCAATCACTACTTATCCATTTGGACATGATGCATGGTTCTTATTCGGAATGCATTTCACATACTGGATAGCAGCTGCAATTATGATCGCAGTAATGTTAATGTTGATGTGGTTAATGCATCATCGTAAAAAAGCAAAATAAAAAATAGCGTATCGAATAAATTTTCGATACGCTATTTTTATAAACTTTATTAACCTAAGAAATGTCTTAACTTAGCCATTTTTTCAATTAAAATATCACGAACTTCTTTATCATTAATTCTTACTAAATCGTTAGCTAACTTAGCATGTTCCACTTCATCATCATTAGTTGGGCCAGCGACAATTCCAAAGACATCTTGAATTGCTTCAACATCTTCTTTAACGCCTTTCCAATTGTCATTTTGTTGAATTAATGATTCTAATGCATCTGCACTAAAGTATCTTAAGACATGTTCAAAATCTTTCTTAATATTTGGATAATATTGCGTTAGTGTTTTAAATTCTTCTTTATCTAATTTTTTCAAGACACGACCAGTTCCAAGCACTTCTGGTGGCACCCCAACTGAATACAATGATCCAGTAAAAGTAATTGCACGAGGCATCTTATATCCATCGACATCACGAGAATAACCAATAATTCCAACGTGTTGGTGACGATCACGACGTTTTGGAAATGCATCAAACACTGATTGTAAATCATTAATTAATGGATCAAGTGTCTTATGATATTCGGCTGCTGATTTATCAGCGACATCTAGTAAAGTTTTTTGATCTTCATCATTAATAATCTTAAATGCATTATGTTGTAAACCATCACGTAATTTAGCAACTGCTGGTTTAACAACTGAATCTAACGGAAAATCATATCTAAATGCTGATTGGATAGTTGCTGTCTTTAGACCGGGAAATTCTTCTAAATAACGATCAACCATCAATGGTGATAATCCACCTCTAAAAATTGTACTACCAGTCCCAGCAATTGGATAAATATCAATGCCAGATTCATTCGAAAATTCGCCTAATTTAGTTAAGGCTAATTTATTTCCAATAATACTATTTAAGAATCCATTAGATAATGCTGAATCTGAACCAGCCAAGAAGACACGCATATATTTTAAGTCTTCACCAAAATTTTTCTTATATAATTCGACATATTTTTTCAAAATTTTAGGTGCATTATATTGAGCTTCAAAGCTTTCAAAAAGTGGAATCATACGTAATCGATCAGTATTTTTATGACCATTACCAAATTCCTTATCCTTGAAATGTGCTAAACTAGAGAATTTTTCTTCCATATTTAATAATTGGTCAGCAGTTCTAGCCATTGGTAAAATTGCTTCAAATAATGG
Proteins encoded:
- a CDS encoding MFS transporter, with translation MKEVKKLKHKQMLIILSVAIVSFLGTVDMSIVNTALPQISKDLNVPMNQAEWISSAYLVLICMSLILFGKLGDQLSKSRIFQLGTLVFTISSLICGISTNLVVLLIARCLQGLGASMTMATNLGIITESVPFSSRGKALGINTTIGQLGYIAGPAVAGIILSIASWNWIFLFNVPIGIAAFIFGEFVYNKTSKNEPKPKLNIDYFGFITLAISIGLFFVAIFTGQEIGFSNIGVIAAFIITAILVATFIRIELKVKEPILDLSLFKNPGFTISIIALMFMYIIIYFNNVLLPFYIQDNLKFSPSQTGFIMSVLPVVNVFTAYLGGVLCDKYGAVKMSFRASIIFVIAEIIFAVVQPTWPLAILLFGFMVFATANGLFQNNPMVMENARKDQQGVAGSVLALSRNIGFTVGLSLSTSLLYTGMSMKANRSITTYPFGHDAWFLFGMHFTYWIAAAIMIAVMLMLMWLMHHRKKAK
- the dapF gene encoding diaminopimelate epimerase, whose amino-acid sequence is MINLFYVHGSENHFYILDQTLLDKTLDDQELVNLTKQITSQSSNLNPADGLLVINQSNHEDALAQMRVINADGSEASMCGNGLRCVARYLSSKYHKDSFKVETMSADLLVNKHGELANNVPAFSVEISPVRFDNKSFPFDNLNTTNILNKALPEINDHLRFTAIAVPNPHLISFVENDHDLNETLGEIGKKLNDPNPYFTDGVNVNFAKILSRNNLFVHTYERGVGFTNACGTGMSATSLAFAINFPNLVDIKEPINVYNPGGMVQTKVHDTPNKQWIELIGNATFVGKLSVNESNLHSANISNENSEFIDSSEEKYYQKFVESIK
- a CDS encoding aspartate kinase; the protein is MTKLIKFGGSSLANGEQYQKVINIIKSDENRQIIVLSAPGKRFSDDIKVTDLLIDYATKVINKNDYQDILKNIIQRYQDIADTYDISDKEFAPIVNIFKQLPDKDYLNNDYLMAAFKAHGERMNAKLMAIILNHLNISAKFVDPKELGIVVSDENPNAADVLDETYENLGHFGYGYEKLVIPGFFGYTKNDDIATFARGGSDITGSIIANGLNIPMYENFTDVSSIYSANPKIINHPVSIKKMTYREMRELAYAGFSVFNDEAIIPAIKGNVTINVKNTNLPDEPGTLIVPEGSFQPEHPITGVSSSNRFSALYLHKYLLNKEVGITLKLLTIFQKYNISYEHMPSGIDDLTIIFDKDNLDKPTIKKLCNDIQETIKPDKLSWIDDYAIIMVVGEGMRDSANTISDIIEPITNDNIPIHMINQGASQISIMIGTREANANQAVKSIYKEFFNKEK
- the lysA gene encoding diaminopimelate decarboxylase, which encodes MTKQVTNENINDKGHLLIGGCDAVDLANQFGTPLVVYDVAKIRSQIRKFKAVFEQSNVDYAVCYASKAFANTAMYQLVNQEQGHIDVVSGGEMQMALHAGFPASKMSFHGNNKSSDELKMALEKHVGVIMLDNFHEINLLGNLLNDMNTTCDVMLRITPGISAHTHEFIQTGQTDSKFGFDLESGQAEQAFKKVKANERMNLLGIHAHIGSQVFELKGFEMAASKLVDLAAEWKQKFDYETKVINVGGGFGIRYTDEDEPLKPEAFVKNIVETIKARTKATGIKMPAVWIEPGRSIVGNAGYNLYRIGSRKDVPGIKSYVSVDGGMGDNIRPMLYDAEYEAVMADQPLRKPIENVHLVGKYCESGDVLIKDQPLPETKPGDVIVMLDTGAYGYSMASNYNLNPKPAIVFVENGKPQIVTRRQNYDDLYELDNPLN
- the dapD gene encoding 2,3,4,5-tetrahydropyridine-2,6-dicarboxylate N-acetyltransferase, producing MANLDAHEIINYIGNAEKKTPVKVYLSGQMDKIDFPDSIKVFKEAHTATIFGDWKVIAPLLNSDFINDYEIENNARNSAVPLLDLKNVNARIEPGAVIRDQVKISDNAVVMMGAIINIGCEIGEGSMIDMGVVMGGRALVGNHSHIGAGAVLAGVIEPASAKPVQIDDDVLIGANAVVIEGVHVGKGAVVAAGAIVTSDVAPYTMVAGTPARKIKDVDAKTQSKTSLEDDLRKL
- the ppcA gene encoding phosphoenolpyruvate carboxylase, with protein sequence MDRRIPNIMGTQHPDNANVPFFKKDGDSFVSAFNEINEAYQNYSVLDADEYMWDWEGKHADSSVIDRLYSEHYEYFKQHPLGNDKFLTFRLPNIWEEKGYSLMQAMTTILLAEDFADDLKFKNRPLFEAILPMARTADQLLNMEEKFSSLAHFKDKEFGNGHKNTDRLRMIPLFESFEAQYNAPKILKKYVELYKKNFGEDLKYMRVFLAGSDSALSNGFLNSIIGNKLALTKLGEFSNESGIDIYPIAGTGSTIFRGGLSPLMVDRYLEEFPGLKTATIQSAFRYDFPLDSVVKPAVAKLRDGLQHNAFKIINDEDQKTLLDVADKSAAEYHKTLDPLINDLQSVFDAFPKRRDRHQHVGIIGYSRDVDGYKMPRAITFTGSLYSVGVPPEVLGTGRVLKKLDKEEFKTLTQYYPNIKKDFEHVLRYFSADALESLIQQNDNWKGVKEDVEAIQDVFGIVAGPTNDDEVEHAKLANDLVRINDKEVRDILIEKMAKLRHFLG